One window from the genome of Pedococcus badiiscoriae encodes:
- a CDS encoding LacI family DNA-binding transcriptional regulator has product MARPTINDVARAAGVSKGAVSFALHDRPGVAPATRERILKVAREMGWTPSARARALSVSKALAVGLVMARRPETLRADPFFPSFIAGLETVLSDRGYALLLQVVTDPDKARQSYRRLADEGRVDGVFVTDLLVDDERPALLAEIGLPAVIVGPGIENPYWPVVGADDAPGIVAAVEHLIALGHTRIAHVGGPSDVVHGVSRKQAWCSTLRAAGLPDSPFVETDFSAESGAAATRQLLDLVEPPTAVIYANDLMAMAGLSLAVSRGVDVPGQLSIVGFDDTEIAAHLQPALTSVRQDAIAWGAAAAIRLLELIDGTPPTPIELAPPALVVRASTGPVSTGAAHAAPAQRRRSTRERGRMEKQ; this is encoded by the coding sequence ATGGCCCGCCCCACCATCAACGACGTGGCCCGCGCTGCGGGCGTGTCGAAGGGTGCCGTCTCGTTCGCTCTGCACGACCGGCCCGGTGTCGCGCCGGCGACCCGCGAGCGGATCCTGAAGGTGGCTCGCGAGATGGGCTGGACCCCCAGTGCGCGGGCCCGGGCGCTGTCGGTGTCGAAAGCCCTGGCGGTGGGCCTGGTGATGGCCAGGCGCCCCGAGACCCTGCGTGCCGACCCGTTCTTCCCCTCCTTCATCGCCGGTCTGGAGACCGTGTTGTCCGACCGGGGATACGCGTTGCTCCTGCAGGTCGTGACCGACCCGGACAAGGCCCGGCAGAGCTACCGCCGCCTGGCCGACGAGGGCCGCGTCGACGGCGTCTTCGTCACTGACCTGCTGGTGGACGACGAGCGTCCCGCGCTCCTGGCCGAGATCGGGCTCCCGGCGGTCATCGTCGGCCCCGGGATCGAGAACCCGTACTGGCCCGTGGTCGGCGCCGACGACGCGCCGGGCATCGTCGCCGCCGTCGAGCACCTCATCGCCCTCGGCCACACGCGCATCGCCCACGTGGGCGGACCGAGCGACGTGGTGCACGGGGTGTCGCGCAAGCAAGCGTGGTGCAGCACCCTGCGCGCGGCAGGGCTGCCCGACTCGCCGTTCGTCGAGACGGACTTCTCGGCCGAGTCGGGGGCCGCGGCGACGCGACAGCTGCTCGACCTCGTGGAGCCGCCGACCGCCGTCATCTACGCCAACGACCTCATGGCCATGGCGGGTCTTTCGCTGGCGGTGTCCCGTGGCGTCGACGTGCCCGGTCAGCTGTCGATCGTCGGCTTCGACGACACGGAGATCGCCGCCCACCTCCAGCCCGCCCTGACCAGCGTCCGGCAGGACGCGATCGCCTGGGGCGCGGCCGCAGCCATCCGGTTGCTGGAGCTCATCGACGGCACACCGCCGACCCCGATCGAGCTGGCCCCGCCAGCGCTCGTGGTCCGGGCATCGACAGGCCCAGTCAGCACCGGTGCGGCACACGCCGCGCCCGCACAACGACGACGTTCCACCCGGGAGCGCGGACGAATGGAGAAGCAATGA
- a CDS encoding cation diffusion facilitator family transporter produces the protein MSGHTHGRPGATHRWRLRTAFVLVAAFFVVELVTGLASGSLALLSDAGHMAADVVALGAALVATRIAARPDTTGRRTFGSYRAEVFASGLAVLLMLGVSCYIAVEAVARIGVVPQVASGPMLVVGTVGLVVNIACLTLLRGGAAESLNVRGAYLEVVADTLGSVGVVAAGALVAATGSAWWDTGVALAIAAFVAVRAVMLGREVLVVLGQHAPAGMDADTVALALAGVPGVSDVHDLHVWTLTSGMNVATAHLVTAQDADAHGVLDQAMQVMRGQFGVEHATLQVEPDTHTSCKEVTW, from the coding sequence CTTCGTCCTCGTCGCCGCCTTCTTCGTCGTCGAGCTGGTCACCGGCCTTGCCTCCGGCTCGCTGGCGCTCCTGAGCGACGCCGGCCACATGGCTGCCGACGTGGTGGCCCTCGGAGCCGCGCTCGTCGCGACCCGGATCGCCGCCCGCCCCGACACCACCGGTCGGCGGACCTTCGGCTCCTACCGCGCGGAGGTCTTCGCCTCCGGTCTGGCGGTCCTGCTCATGCTGGGCGTCTCGTGCTACATCGCCGTCGAGGCGGTCGCGAGGATCGGGGTCGTCCCGCAGGTCGCCTCGGGACCGATGCTCGTCGTCGGCACGGTCGGTCTGGTCGTGAACATCGCGTGCCTGACCCTTCTGCGCGGAGGCGCCGCGGAGTCCCTGAACGTCAGGGGCGCCTACCTCGAGGTGGTGGCCGACACGCTGGGTTCGGTCGGCGTCGTCGCTGCCGGCGCGCTGGTGGCGGCCACCGGGAGCGCCTGGTGGGACACCGGGGTCGCCCTGGCCATCGCGGCCTTCGTCGCGGTGCGGGCCGTGATGCTCGGACGTGAGGTGTTGGTGGTCCTCGGACAGCACGCCCCTGCCGGGATGGACGCCGACACGGTGGCCCTGGCCCTCGCCGGTGTCCCCGGCGTGAGTGACGTCCACGACCTGCACGTCTGGACCCTGACGTCAGGCATGAACGTCGCGACGGCCCATCTGGTCACCGCGCAGGACGCTGACGCCCACGGGGTGCTCGACCAGGCCATGCAGGTGATGCGCGGCCAGTTCGGCGTCGAGCACGCCACCCTCCAGGTCGAGCCCGACACCCACACGAGCTGCAAGGAAGTCACCTGGTAG